The Gluconacetobacter diazotrophicus PA1 5 genome includes a region encoding these proteins:
- a CDS encoding YMGG-like glycine zipper-containing protein, translated as MMQLRLAIPLLGSLAMLSACNPYDPTQRTIGGGAIGAGSGAAIGALAGGGRGAAIGSLAGGVVGAATGYLTTPQNRPMNGQPVQPGYNQGTAYNQGAAYPNQARYTPQQTVQTTPTYPNQASGSQGGNNRAYQEAYKNGYAAAPGYTQPTQQTYSSY; from the coding sequence ATGATGCAGCTTCGCTTAGCTATTCCTTTGCTCGGATCTCTCGCAATGCTCTCAGCTTGCAATCCTTACGATCCGACGCAGCGCACCATAGGCGGCGGCGCGATCGGGGCCGGTTCCGGCGCTGCTATCGGCGCATTGGCTGGTGGTGGTCGAGGCGCTGCTATCGGCTCGCTCGCGGGTGGTGTGGTGGGAGCCGCAACCGGATACCTCACCACGCCTCAGAACAGGCCGATGAACGGCCAGCCCGTGCAGCCTGGTTACAACCAGGGCACGGCATACAACCAGGGCGCAGCCTATCCCAACCAGGCGCGCTATACGCCTCAGCAAACGGTGCAGACGACACCCACCTATCCGAATCAAGCTTCCGGCAGTCAGGGGGGCAATAACAGGGCGTATCAAGAGGCATATAAGAACGGTTATGCCGCCGCGCCTGGCTACACACAGCCGACACAGCAAACCTACTCGTCATACTAA
- a CDS encoding lytic transglycosylase domain-containing protein, whose protein sequence is MIATAHAYHFPVPVLQGIHSVEGGAVGTVAHNKNGTSDLGLMQVNTSWIPVLSYATGLDQPTIRARLTNDACFNVAMAGGILDLYRQEAHGNIWKAVGFYHSHTTPLSLGYQAQVLTASISDMLKQMKEE, encoded by the coding sequence ATGATTGCCACCGCTCACGCGTATCATTTTCCTGTGCCCGTGCTGCAAGGCATCCACAGCGTTGAAGGCGGGGCGGTCGGCACGGTTGCACACAATAAGAATGGAACCTCGGACCTGGGCTTAATGCAGGTCAATACGTCCTGGATTCCGGTTCTGTCTTACGCAACCGGCCTAGATCAGCCCACTATAAGGGCCAGGCTGACAAATGATGCCTGCTTCAACGTCGCAATGGCTGGCGGCATCTTGGATCTGTACCGGCAAGAAGCGCACGGGAATATCTGGAAAGCCGTTGGCTTCTATCATTCCCACACCACGCCGCTCAGCCTGGGCTACCAGGCTCAGGTTTTGACCGCTTCGATCAGCGATATGTTGAAACAAATGAAAGAAGAATGA
- the repC gene encoding replication initiation protein RepC produces MLSDDAKAMRGKILCARQEAGRLFPAITRAKVLAVWTEASYYLDLSDKAVRYLTFMLQESEPEDWSGRWLPIFGRSNTDLSEILGVGTTQLKTLARELIEAGLILPHGEGRRYVRRDYRDGGRITHAVGFDLSPLAIRVEELSQVAKERKALERSVKRLRREARHEASECMALCVDPAQAQQIRDLAQVAKSARDPAAIQAALSRLQAIRIDLDDELACEYAANNDPERSVSRPSIIPTTPLSLEKTVTIKQSPDRASDIAASYDAPNRAGEKEGEAPSLSVAPSGLLDEAIKDARLTPRELVRLVPVLASYAGIYDAESKPTWASLLDAAERLSARMGVSRDAWASGCMILGRKAAVVAVALMASRTDEHYQYSKGGYFRGIVRAAEGGALNLLPSIYGMRDRCSVVMH; encoded by the coding sequence TTGCTGTCCGACGATGCAAAAGCCATGCGGGGCAAGATCCTCTGCGCCAGGCAGGAAGCTGGTCGCCTTTTCCCGGCGATCACACGCGCCAAGGTTTTGGCCGTGTGGACTGAGGCATCGTATTATCTTGATCTGAGCGATAAAGCCGTTCGTTATCTGACCTTTATGCTCCAAGAGAGCGAGCCAGAAGACTGGTCAGGGCGCTGGTTGCCGATCTTTGGGCGCTCCAATACCGACCTGAGCGAGATCCTTGGGGTGGGCACAACCCAACTGAAAACACTTGCCCGTGAACTGATCGAGGCGGGCTTGATCCTGCCCCACGGTGAAGGACGCCGCTATGTGCGGCGAGACTATCGGGACGGTGGACGCATAACCCATGCGGTTGGTTTCGACCTTTCACCGCTGGCGATCCGCGTCGAGGAATTGAGCCAGGTGGCAAAGGAGCGGAAGGCCCTAGAACGCAGCGTGAAGCGCCTGAGACGTGAAGCGCGGCATGAGGCGTCCGAGTGCATGGCCCTATGCGTGGACCCCGCCCAGGCGCAGCAGATCCGGGATCTGGCCCAGGTTGCCAAGAGCGCCAGAGACCCGGCGGCGATCCAGGCGGCGCTTTCGCGGTTGCAGGCCATCCGCATCGACCTCGATGACGAATTGGCGTGTGAATATGCCGCTAATAATGACCCCGAACGGTCAGTTTCCCGACCGTCCATAATACCTACAACCCCCTTAAGTCTTGAAAAGACTGTAACCATTAAGCAGAGCCCTGATCGGGCAAGTGATATTGCCGCGTCTTACGACGCTCCCAATAGGGCAGGAGAGAAGGAGGGAGAGGCCCCTTCCCTCTCTGTTGCCCCTTCTGGCTTGCTGGACGAGGCTATCAAGGATGCCCGCCTTACTCCCCGCGAACTGGTCCGCCTTGTCCCTGTCCTGGCTTCCTACGCCGGGATTTACGATGCAGAGAGCAAGCCGACTTGGGCATCATTGCTCGATGCGGCAGAGCGCCTTTCGGCCCGAATGGGGGTTTCCCGTGATGCTTGGGCATCCGGCTGCATGATTCTTGGCCGCAAGGCCGCTGTTGTGGCGGTCGCCCTTATGGCCTCGCGCACAGACGAGCATTACCAATACTCAAAAGGCGGATATTTCCGGGGGATCGTGCGGGCGGCCGAGGGCGGCGCGCTCAATCTCCTGCCGAGCATTTACGGCATGAGAGACCGTTGTTCTGTGGTCATGCACTAA